GTGTACATACCGGGCGTGGTCGGGGCGAGGTAGCGCAGCACGTCCGCGCTGGCGAAGGCGAGCGCCTCGGGAGTGGACGAGGTGACCGATGCCGGATTCAGCGTCGGACGGCCGCCGGAAGGCGCGATGTCGTTCTCCAGCACCGGGATGTCGATCTGGGCGCCGGCACGCACGACAACGCTGTCGTCGACGGCGATCGGCGCGAGTTCCGGTGCCGGCGGCAGGAGGTACACCGTCGCCTCCCCCTCGATCCGCGCCCCCTGGTCGTCGGTCCCGTCGCTGACCGTGTACGAGACGGTGCCGAGCCGACCGGTGCCTCCGGATGCGGTGCTCCCGGACACCCGCAGGTTGCTCTGGCCCACGGCATCCACCGACAGCGTCGCACCGGGGTCGGCGTGGGCGACCACGTCGCTGAGCAGCAGGACGCGGCGGGTGGCGTTGGCCACGGCGGCGAAGACGTCCAGCGTCGCATCCGACTGCGGATGCACGAACGCGACGACCGGCGATGTCGCCAGCTGCGGCGGCGCGTCGGCGGGGAGGATCGTGATGCGGGCCGTGCCGGTCGCGTCCCGCACGCCGTCGGTGGCGGTGAAGCTGACGCGGAAGGTGCCGGGTGTCTGTGCGGCGAAATCGAAGGATGCCGACCCGCCGACGATCGTCGCGGTGGCGGCGGCATCGCCCTGGACCCGGACGGACGCGAGCGAGATCGTGCCGGCGGTGCCCGTCACATGGGGGGTGACATCCACGGTCAGCCCCGCATCGATCGTGTCCACGACGGCGAAGGACTGCACCGTCAGGGCGGGTTCGTCCGAGACGGTGACGGTGAGCGGCCGGGTGCTGATCTGGCCGGCGGTGTCCGAGACCGTCACAGTCAGCTCCACCACCTCCTCGCCCGTGCCGCCGCCGCCGTCGCTGTGCTGGTAGATGACATCGCCCGACGGGGTGGCGGCGACGCTGCCGATGCCGGACGGGTTCTGCACCGAGAGCAGCAGCACCGGGTCGCCCTCGGGGTCGACCCACCCCGGCAGCACCGGCACGGTGACCGTCCCGCCGCGGGCGACCTCGGGCTGCGGCCACGGCACGAGGCAGTCGGCGACCCCGCACCATTGCGGCGCGCTCTCCGCCTCAGCGCCGGCGACGGTCAGGGTGACCGTAGCGGGGGTCGAGACCAGCCCGCCGTCCGCAGTGCCGTCTGTGACGGCGTAGGCGAAGGTGGCCGCCCCGCTCGCCCCCGGCGCGACGCGCACTGTGAGACGCTGCGCGTCGTCGGTGATCGAGACGACACCGAAGGCCGGATCGATCGGCGTCACCGAGGCGGCATCGATGCTCAGGACGTCCTCGTTCGGGTCGTGGTCGTTGATCAGCACGGGCAGGGTGACCAGGCTCGCCGCCCGCACGCCGAAGGAGTCGGGTTCGGCGACCGGCGGCCGCGGGTCGAGCACGACGGTCAACTGCTCGCTGCTGGGCTCAGCGTCCGGGTCCGTGCGCTCATCCAGCGACCAGTCCTGGCTGGAAGCGACCAGAGTGCCGTCGGGGACGGTCCACACCCAGCCGCTGCGGGTCTCGTTGAGGATGACCGCATCGTCGGAGGCGACGAAGACGGGCCGCCGCTGATCGGGCAGCTCGAGCCCGCCGTAGTCGAGCGACACCTCGGCGCCGTCGGACCGCCACAGCGAGCCCGTGCCCGCGCCCTGCGGAAGCCACGCGGCGTACACCACGCCGTCGTGCACGATCGGACGAGCCGGTGTGCCGCGCACTGCCGAGTCCTCGAGAACTGCCGAGATGCCCGAACCGTCGGTGCCGACGCGGACCAGGCCGGTCTCGTCGGCGAGGTAGACGGCAGCGCCGTCGGGATCCGGTTCGCCGAGGGTGACCGCGCCCGTCGTGGGTGCGGACTGCACGGCATCCGTCCCCTTGATCCACACGTCGCCGTCGTCTGCGTCCACCAGCACCCACGTATCCCCCGCGGCGGTGAGTGCGGGCGCCGACAGGCCGCCTGCGTCGAGCTCGTTCCGCTCGCGCACCTCGGATGCCGGCACGTCGTAGCGCAGCACCGCGCCGTCGGCGCGGGAGTAACTGAAGAGCATGCCGCGCGCGTCGATCGCGATGGCCTCGGCGCTGTACTGCGGCCCGTCCTCGTCGTCGGAGGAGTACGGCTCGAGCTGGGTCGTCTCGCCGGTGGAGAGCCGCCCGGTGTAGACCGCTCCGCTGTCGGTGCGGTAGGCGACGAAGTCATCCGCCGTGACCACCTCGATGGTGCCGGCCGGCGTCGGTGGCGAGGCCTCCAGCTCCTCCTCGTCGAGGTTCGCCGGCAGGGCCGCGTCGATCCGGGTGAGTTTCGCGTAGCTGTCGGAGAACAGGTACGCCGCGTCGGCGCTCTGCGCGACGGTGCTCGGGCTGCTGATGTCGCGCACCGTGTCCAGCTCGCCGATCGCGGTGTTCACGCGGGCGTAGCGGCTTCCCTCTGCGGTCTGCAGGGCCCACACCGACGGGTCGACCTTCGCCGTCTCCTGCGCGTCGAGTCCCGGCCACGCGAGGCTCACTCCTGCCACCAGCGCGACGGCGGCCGCGGCGGCGACGATCCCGGCGGTCGTCCTGCGGCGCATCATCGCCCGCCCGTCAGCAGCACCGTGCTGAGCACGCCGATTCCGGCGACAGCCGCCGCGATCGCGGCATACACCCACACCGGCACTCGGGCGCGGGAGCGCTCCGCCGCCGACAGGTCGGTGTCCTCATCGCGGGCGAGGGCGGCGACGCCGGTGCCGGAACGCGTCTTGCGGGTCTCCTCGCGCTCGATCCGGCTGCGCGCAGGCCCACGCAACTGCGCGTCGCCGAAGTCGACGGCGCTCGGCATCCATCCGCCCGCGGCGATCTCCAGCGGCGTGGGCGCGAGTCCGAGCTCGGTCTGCACGGCCCGGAGCGCGTCGGCGAACTCCCGTGCCGAAGGGTAACGCCGGCGCGGATCGCGGTTCATGGAGCGGGCCAGGACGTCTTGCAGAGATGGCGGCACATCGGCGCGTGGGATCGCGGTGTAGGTCGCGCGGGCGATTCGACGCCGCAGCTGCTCCTTGCTGTTCTGTCCGCGCTCACGGCGCTCGAACGGACTGTGACCGGCCAGCAGCGAGTAGACCGTCGCGCCCAGACTCCACACCTCGCTCTCGATGGTGCCCGAGGTCGATTCGTCAACGACTTCGGGGGCGCTCCACGGGATCGACATCGCGAGCACTTCGTCGGCGGTCGCCCTCGCGAGCGATGACGAGATGCCGAAGTCGGCCAGGACCGGAGCGCCGAAGGTCGTCACCAGGATGTTGCTCGGCTTCACATCGCGATGGACCAGCCCCGCCCGGTGTGCGGACTCGAGGGCGCTGGCCATCTTCACCCCGACCGTCAGGACCTCTCCGACCGGCACACGCTCGATGCGATAGCGCTGGGCGAGCGAGCCGGGACAGAACTCCATCACGATGTAGGGGCGACCGTCGGCGGAGATCCCCGCCTGGTAGACGGTCACGATCGACGGATGCGCCGAGAGGTGGGCCAGGACGTCGGCCTCGGCGTTGAACATGCGGCGCAGGTCGGGATCGCGCACGTCGCTGGGAAGGACCTTCACGGCCACATCCCGCCTGGGCATGTCCTGCTCGTAGAGGAACACGTCCGCGAAGCCGCCGGAGCCGAGGGGGCGGATGTAGACGAGGCCGGGGAGGATGGGGGGCGCGGACGGCAGGCGTGTGGCCACCGAACCCTCCCCTGGCGTGAAGTCGCCCGCGATGCTGCGAGCCCTGCGTAAACCCGCTCATGCTAACAAAACCCGCGGGGAAGGCCGATGTGCGGTGCGACTCAGAGTGGCGGCGGCTCATTCGGGTCGAACGGCGCGTCCAGCGAACGCGTCAGCTCTTCGAGCATCGCCTCGATCTGCGGCTCGACGTACTGCGTGATCGCGGCCTGGATGCGCAGCCGGTGGTGCAGGAGGATCGTGCACACTTCGCGCCCCACCATGTTCGCGTAGTCGTCGGCAAGGCCGACCTCCTGGCGTAGCGCCGCCTTCGCCTCGTCGCTGAGCGGGGGCAGATCGGGCACGCCGGCATCGGC
This portion of the Microbacterium pygmaeum genome encodes:
- a CDS encoding serine/threonine-protein kinase — translated: MATRLPSAPPILPGLVYIRPLGSGGFADVFLYEQDMPRRDVAVKVLPSDVRDPDLRRMFNAEADVLAHLSAHPSIVTVYQAGISADGRPYIVMEFCPGSLAQRYRIERVPVGEVLTVGVKMASALESAHRAGLVHRDVKPSNILVTTFGAPVLADFGISSSLARATADEVLAMSIPWSAPEVVDESTSGTIESEVWSLGATVYSLLAGHSPFERRERGQNSKEQLRRRIARATYTAIPRADVPPSLQDVLARSMNRDPRRRYPSAREFADALRAVQTELGLAPTPLEIAAGGWMPSAVDFGDAQLRGPARSRIEREETRKTRSGTGVAALARDEDTDLSAAERSRARVPVWVYAAIAAAVAGIGVLSTVLLTGGR